The following are encoded together in the Pirellulales bacterium genome:
- a CDS encoding platelet-activating factor acetylhydrolase IB subunit, producing MPTWWKMCLCGLLWIPSVSPAQLISDSQTHTANTPAPKVESDGSLQRGFAERHQRFNERIKQGDVGVLFIGDSITEAWEGPGKEIWNKRFAPRKAVNLGISGDRTQHVLWRLENGNIAGIEPKAAVIMIGTNNSNGRDHTAEQIADGIKAIVQKLRKELPTTKILLLAIFPRGEKPNPQREKNATASKLASELADDKMVYFLDIGPKFTQADGTISADVMPDFLHLSPQGYQIWADAIEDKLAELLGEKK from the coding sequence ATGCCAACTTGGTGGAAAATGTGCTTGTGTGGACTGTTATGGATCCCCTCGGTCTCCCCGGCCCAATTGATTTCAGATTCCCAAACACACACGGCAAACACCCCCGCTCCAAAAGTCGAATCGGACGGCTCTTTGCAAAGGGGATTTGCCGAGCGGCACCAGCGGTTTAACGAGCGGATTAAACAAGGGGATGTGGGCGTGCTGTTTATCGGCGATTCCATCACCGAGGCGTGGGAAGGACCAGGGAAGGAGATTTGGAATAAACGGTTTGCCCCGCGGAAGGCGGTCAATCTGGGAATTAGCGGCGACCGGACCCAGCATGTCCTGTGGCGGCTGGAAAATGGCAACATTGCAGGGATTGAGCCTAAAGCCGCGGTCATCATGATCGGCACCAATAATAGCAATGGCAGGGATCACACGGCCGAGCAAATCGCCGATGGAATCAAGGCCATTGTGCAAAAACTGCGCAAGGAATTACCCACGACCAAGATCCTGCTGCTGGCGATTTTTCCCCGCGGCGAAAAACCCAACCCCCAACGGGAAAAGAACGCCACCGCCAGCAAACTGGCCAGTGAACTGGCGGATGACAAGATGGTTTATTTTTTGGACATCGGCCCCAAATTCACCCAAGCGGACGGCACCATTAGCGCCGACGTCATGCCCGATTTTTTACATCTCAGCCCACAAGGATATCAAATCTGGGCGGACGCCATCGAGGATAAGCTAGCGGAGTTGCTCGGGGAAAAGAAGTAG
- a CDS encoding MoxR family ATPase — MRDELQKVIVGQSDVIEQLFAAIFTRGHCLLEGVPGLAKTLMVSTLAKILDVGFKRIQFTPDLMPSDITGTNVLEEDESGKRNFRFVEGPVFTNILLADEVNRTPPKTQAALLQAMQEREVSVGQTTYQLPEPFFVIATQNPIEQEGTYPLPEAQLDRFMFNIKVGYPSASEEEQILSSTTRNEKPTVNKILSGRAIVNLQKLVGSVAVSEYIVKYVSRLVRATRPKDDSAPAFVRELVDWGAGPRAGQFLIYGGKALAAMEGRFSVAIDDIRKVATPVLRHRISTNFQAQAEGINNEQIIERLIKEIPAPEIPKLVR, encoded by the coding sequence ATGCGCGACGAACTTCAGAAAGTCATTGTTGGCCAATCGGATGTCATTGAACAGCTCTTTGCGGCTATTTTTACCCGTGGGCATTGTTTGCTCGAGGGGGTTCCCGGCCTGGCCAAGACCCTGATGGTCAGCACATTGGCAAAAATCCTGGACGTGGGTTTTAAGCGAATTCAGTTTACGCCGGACTTGATGCCTAGTGACATTACGGGAACGAATGTCCTGGAAGAGGATGAAAGCGGCAAACGGAATTTTCGCTTTGTCGAGGGGCCGGTTTTTACCAACATATTATTGGCGGACGAGGTCAACCGCACCCCGCCCAAGACGCAGGCGGCATTATTGCAGGCCATGCAAGAGCGGGAAGTCAGCGTGGGTCAAACGACCTATCAACTGCCGGAGCCGTTTTTTGTGATTGCGACGCAAAATCCGATCGAGCAAGAGGGAACTTATCCCTTGCCCGAGGCGCAGCTGGACCGATTTATGTTTAACATCAAGGTGGGCTATCCCAGCGCTAGCGAGGAAGAACAGATATTGTCCTCGACCACACGGAATGAAAAACCGACCGTGAATAAGATTTTGAGCGGGCGGGCGATTGTCAATTTGCAGAAATTGGTCGGCAGCGTGGCGGTCAGCGAATACATTGTAAAATATGTGTCGCGGCTGGTCCGCGCGACCCGGCCAAAGGATGATTCCGCCCCGGCATTCGTGCGGGAACTGGTTGATTGGGGGGCGGGTCCGCGGGCCGGGCAGTTTTTGATTTATGGGGGAAAAGCCCTGGCGGCGATGGAGGGACGGTTTAGCGTGGCGATTGACGATATCCGCAAGGTGGCCACGCCGGTCCTGCGACACCGGATCAGCACCAACTTTCAGGCCCAGGCCGAGGGGATCAACAATGAACAAATCATTGAGCGGTTGATCAAGGAAATTCCCGCGCCGGAAATTCCCAAATTGGTGAGGTAA
- a CDS encoding ATP-dependent 6-phosphofructokinase, with the protein MSMRTQRIGILTSGGDCPGLNAVIRGAVKSATQLGYDVVGFLKGYEGLVDPVSYMPLNNNNTSGILTKGGTILGSTNKGRFVAVAGVHDRVEIDPVLLAGVKVTCEQLDLAGLICIGGDGSLAIAQQFHEYGIPVVGVPKTIDNDLSATAFTFGFDSAVACATDALDRLHTTAASHERVMVLEVMGRHAGWIALYSGLGGGGDVILLPEIPWTFENVCHKILDRDSNGRHFTLIVVAEGAELPTGGMVGQDRNELKQQMKLGGIGQVVAQEIGKRLHREVRSMVLGHLQRGGAPTSFDRALATQYGAHAVRLIHEGRFGEMVCYWPPRVESCPISDAINKLSTVDPNCSAVQAARALGISFGDCSAQISPFAHRELLRTNKPTFNGNEATSGSNAPSLPQTNATPVIAAVAALA; encoded by the coding sequence ATGAGCATGCGAACACAGCGGATCGGCATCTTGACCAGTGGCGGTGATTGTCCGGGGCTGAACGCGGTCATTCGTGGCGCGGTTAAAAGCGCGACCCAGTTGGGATACGATGTGGTGGGTTTTTTAAAGGGGTATGAGGGACTGGTGGACCCCGTGAGCTACATGCCGCTCAACAATAACAATACCAGCGGCATCCTGACCAAAGGGGGAACGATTCTCGGATCGACAAATAAAGGTCGGTTTGTCGCCGTGGCGGGCGTGCATGACCGGGTGGAAATTGACCCCGTGCTGCTGGCGGGCGTCAAAGTGACCTGCGAGCAACTTGATTTGGCGGGATTGATTTGCATCGGCGGGGATGGATCTTTGGCGATTGCCCAGCAATTTCATGAATACGGCATTCCCGTGGTGGGAGTTCCCAAGACGATTGATAATGATCTGAGCGCGACGGCCTTTACTTTTGGCTTTGACAGTGCTGTCGCCTGCGCGACGGACGCGCTGGATCGCCTGCACACCACCGCCGCCAGCCATGAACGGGTGATGGTGCTAGAGGTCATGGGCCGCCATGCGGGCTGGATCGCCCTGTATTCCGGCCTGGGCGGGGGCGGGGATGTGATCTTGCTGCCGGAAATTCCCTGGACATTTGAAAATGTCTGCCACAAGATTTTGGACCGGGACTCCAATGGACGGCATTTTACGTTGATTGTGGTGGCGGAGGGGGCGGAATTACCCACGGGGGGCATGGTGGGACAAGATCGAAACGAGTTAAAGCAACAAATGAAACTCGGGGGCATTGGGCAAGTAGTCGCGCAAGAAATCGGCAAACGTTTGCATCGTGAAGTACGCAGCATGGTGTTGGGACATTTGCAGCGCGGCGGCGCCCCGACCAGCTTTGATCGGGCCTTGGCCACGCAGTATGGCGCGCATGCGGTTCGATTGATCCATGAAGGCCGCTTTGGCGAAATGGTTTGCTACTGGCCGCCGCGGGTCGAAAGCTGCCCCATTTCCGATGCTATCAACAAACTGTCCACGGTCGATCCCAATTGTTCCGCCGTCCAAGCCGCCAGGGCATTGGGGATCAGCTTTGGAGACTGCTCGGCCCAGATCAGCCCCTTTGCCCATCGGGAACTACTGCGGACAAATAAACCCACCTTCAACGGAAATGAAGCGACTTCCGGCTCTAACGCCCCAAGCTTGCCCCAGACCAACGCTACGCCGGTGATCGCGGCGGTGGCCGCCCTGGCCTAG
- a CDS encoding Uma2 family endonuclease: MASLSDFRKWTQSLDFPKIGRFDFLAGQVEVDLSPEDFFFHAVIKTSVAAAIFSRVADLGSGHVCTDRTRVTCVEAMLSVEPDVLYVSDKSIDSGKVKLIPKSGEEAERFVELEGPPDLVVEIVSDSSEMKDTQRLPQAYFSAGVKELWIIDARHQSIKFQIFKLARRKYLESLPDESGYRHSPVLQCDFHLERKRNASGRYVYKLHER; this comes from the coding sequence GTGGCATCCTTGTCGGACTTTCGAAAATGGACTCAATCATTGGATTTTCCAAAAATTGGGCGTTTTGATTTTCTTGCGGGTCAAGTGGAGGTCGATTTGTCTCCGGAGGATTTTTTCTTTCACGCCGTTATCAAGACGAGCGTGGCGGCTGCGATCTTTTCTCGCGTAGCGGACTTGGGCAGTGGCCATGTCTGCACCGACCGCACCCGTGTTACTTGCGTGGAAGCCATGTTATCCGTGGAACCAGATGTATTGTATGTTTCGGATAAATCGATTGACTCTGGAAAGGTAAAGTTAATTCCCAAATCGGGCGAAGAAGCCGAACGCTTTGTTGAATTAGAAGGTCCCCCGGACTTGGTTGTTGAGATTGTGAGCGACTCCTCGGAAATGAAAGATACGCAACGATTGCCACAAGCTTATTTTTCAGCGGGAGTCAAGGAACTTTGGATTATTGATGCGCGTCATCAGTCCATCAAATTTCAAATCTTTAAGTTAGCTCGTCGTAAGTACTTGGAATCCCTACCGGACGAGTCTGGTTATCGCCACTCCCCGGTATTACAGTGTGACTTCCACCTTGAACGAAAACGTAATGCGAGTGGCAGGTATGTTTATAAACTTCATGAACGATAA
- a CDS encoding non-canonical purine NTP pyrophosphatase — protein MSPPPLVLGTHNRKKAGELVDLLAPWRIPLLTLADLPGAITVDETGASFAENAALKAATQARHLGHWVLGEDSGLCVDALNGAPGIYSARFSGPEATDQSNNLLLQDRLREVPPPQRTAYYICSAALSDPTGKIVATSEGRCHGLIRSAPSGGGGFGYDPYFEVREYHRTFAELGPVVKAVLSHRARSLRQILPALLAIFSPSP, from the coding sequence ATGTCCCCTCCCCCCTTGGTCCTGGGCACGCACAACCGCAAAAAGGCCGGCGAACTTGTCGACCTTCTAGCTCCCTGGCGCATTCCCCTGCTGACGCTGGCCGATCTGCCGGGAGCGATCACCGTTGACGAAACCGGCGCTTCCTTTGCCGAAAACGCCGCCCTCAAGGCCGCCACTCAAGCGCGGCATCTGGGCCACTGGGTGTTGGGTGAGGATAGCGGCTTGTGCGTGGACGCCCTGAATGGCGCGCCGGGTATCTATTCCGCCCGGTTTTCCGGGCCAGAGGCAACCGACCAGTCGAATAATCTTTTGTTGCAAGATCGCCTGCGGGAGGTACCCCCACCCCAGCGCACGGCCTATTATATCTGTAGCGCCGCCCTATCCGACCCGACGGGCAAAATTGTGGCCACCAGCGAAGGCCGGTGCCACGGTTTGATCCGTTCGGCGCCATCCGGCGGCGGGGGCTTTGGTTATGATCCTTACTTTGAAGTACGGGAGTACCACCGCACTTTTGCGGAATTAGGCCCCGTTGTCAAAGCGGTCCTCAGCCATCGGGCCCGTTCCCTACGTCAGATTTTGCCAGCGCTGCTGGCGATTTTTTCTCCTTCTCCGTGA
- a CDS encoding ATP-binding cassette domain-containing protein, translating to MIESFVVDTRQSTTVAPSPPLLRVCQASVRFPTEKTWFGATSGYLQAVAGVSLELRAGETLGLVGESGCGKSTLSRAIAGLTPLHGGEVYYKDERIDDLNDHARQAYRRKMQLVFQDPFASLNPRQTVAQIITEPMTIFGLHPPRERLLQALRLLELVGLNPRSLNRYPHEFSGGQRQRIGIARALAAEPEVLILDEPVSALDVSIQAQVINLLEDLQRQLGLAYLFIAHDLSVIRHLSDRVAVMYLGRVVETAPVEELFAQPRHPYTQALLAAIPVPDPIVARLRRRQRPPVGGELPSEGNRPSGCAFAERCPLADLECLKSVPPLVGEKHATACFKVAGEDGLSLERAAIEFPAR from the coding sequence TTGATTGAATCATTCGTGGTGGATACCAGGCAATCAACGACCGTGGCCCCGTCTCCTCCGCTTTTACGGGTTTGTCAGGCCAGCGTACGGTTTCCCACGGAAAAAACCTGGTTCGGCGCGACGAGCGGTTATTTACAGGCCGTGGCCGGCGTGAGCCTCGAGTTGCGGGCGGGCGAAACACTAGGGCTGGTGGGGGAATCTGGCTGCGGCAAGAGCACGCTGAGCCGCGCGATTGCCGGACTGACGCCGTTGCATGGCGGGGAGGTCTATTACAAAGATGAGCGGATCGATGATTTAAACGATCATGCGCGGCAAGCTTACCGCCGTAAAATGCAGTTGGTGTTTCAAGATCCATTTGCCTCGCTTAATCCGCGTCAAACGGTGGCACAGATCATCACCGAGCCAATGACGATCTTTGGCCTGCACCCCCCGCGGGAACGGTTGCTTCAGGCGTTGCGATTGCTGGAATTGGTCGGGCTGAATCCCCGCTCGCTCAATCGATATCCCCACGAGTTTTCTGGCGGGCAACGGCAGCGGATTGGCATCGCCCGCGCGTTGGCCGCCGAACCGGAGGTGCTCATACTGGATGAGCCGGTATCGGCCCTCGATGTTTCCATCCAGGCCCAAGTCATTAACTTGCTTGAGGATTTGCAGAGGCAACTGGGCTTGGCGTATTTGTTTATCGCGCATGATTTATCGGTCATTCGGCATTTAAGCGATCGGGTGGCGGTGATGTACCTGGGGCGCGTGGTCGAAACCGCGCCCGTGGAAGAACTTTTTGCCCAACCGCGGCATCCATACACGCAGGCGTTATTGGCGGCGATTCCCGTGCCTGATCCCATCGTAGCCCGCCTCCGTCGGCGGCAGCGTCCCCCCGTGGGGGGAGAATTGCCCAGCGAGGGAAACCGTCCGTCCGGTTGTGCCTTTGCCGAGCGCTGTCCGCTAGCCGACCTGGAGTGCCTCAAATCCGTGCCCCCATTAGTGGGAGAGAAACATGCCACGGCGTGTTTTAAAGTTGCTGGAGAGGACGGATTGTCCCTGGAGCGGGCGGCAATAGAATTCCCCGCAAGATAA
- a CDS encoding DUF58 domain-containing protein has product MSTVEKYLKPEVIRQIARLDLRAQFIVKGFLQGMHSSPFHGFSVEFSEHRKYTAGDDPDDIDWLVFAKTDKYYIKKFEAETNITGYLCMDLSGSMGYTHRQTLSKFEYGICLAAALAYLMVMQQDPVGLITFDTQLRQSLPAKSKRTQLAQILSLLAKLKPTGDTDIAKSLVQVAAMLRHRSLIMIFSDLLTDPEPIKTSLARLRHGGHDVILFHILDEAEVRFPFSGMVELEEPESLDKLQVDADHIRKEYMEQISAWREDYRKFCFQSNIDYVPLDTSQQFDRALSEYLLSRRTRC; this is encoded by the coding sequence ATGTCCACCGTCGAAAAATATCTAAAGCCCGAAGTCATTCGCCAGATCGCGCGATTGGACCTGCGCGCGCAATTTATCGTCAAGGGCTTTTTACAAGGGATGCATTCCAGCCCGTTTCATGGCTTTTCAGTCGAATTTAGCGAACACCGCAAGTACACCGCCGGAGACGACCCGGATGATATCGACTGGCTGGTCTTTGCCAAAACCGATAAATATTATATCAAAAAATTTGAGGCCGAAACCAACATCACCGGCTATCTCTGCATGGACCTGAGTGGATCCATGGGCTACACCCACCGCCAGACATTGAGCAAGTTTGAATATGGCATTTGCCTGGCCGCGGCGCTGGCGTATCTGATGGTCATGCAGCAGGACCCGGTGGGACTGATCACTTTTGACACGCAGTTGCGGCAATCCCTTCCCGCCAAAAGCAAACGCACGCAACTGGCCCAGATTTTATCCCTGTTGGCCAAATTAAAGCCCACCGGCGACACCGACATCGCCAAAAGCCTGGTCCAGGTGGCCGCCATGCTGCGGCATCGCAGCTTGATCATGATTTTTAGCGATTTGTTGACCGATCCTGAACCGATAAAAACGTCCCTGGCCCGTCTGCGACACGGCGGACACGATGTAATCTTGTTTCATATCCTGGACGAGGCAGAGGTTCGCTTTCCCTTTAGCGGCATGGTTGAATTGGAAGAACCGGAAAGCCTGGACAAGCTGCAAGTCGACGCGGACCATATTCGCAAAGAGTATATGGAGCAAATTTCCGCCTGGCGAGAGGATTACCGTAAATTCTGTTTTCAATCAAATATTGATTATGTTCCCCTGGACACCAGCCAGCAGTTTGACCGCGCGCTCAGCGAATACCTATTGAGCCGTCGCACGCGCTGCTAG
- a CDS encoding DUF4159 domain-containing protein, which produces MALLVWMIGGTALPPLHAQQEVAKGPVDAVQIRTAMDKGVEFLRRSQNNDGTWDGHPEQPGGVTALCTLAMLNCGVPASDLQVAKALAHLRTKTPEKVYASALIIMAFAAADPKQDAATIKKHALWLQENQAKNENTRGAWAYDRPTGRPDNSNSQFALLGLYEATRADVGVNISPATWKNSLDYWKKSQNEDGSWGYIFDKLVHGRTVPGTGSMTCAGIASLLIAQSMVEQGDAKIQGDNIICCGNQELDEGVESGLRWMGRHFTVRFNPANFSGAGVGWNMYYLYGIERIGRLSGRRFFYGNQGQAHDWYREGAEHLVRTQNVGGSWSGGNDNEGNPPVSTSLALLYLSKGRRPVLLAKAKFGSGNSWNRHRDDVANLTTYVEQEWKADYPIGLSWQVVDLERATVEDLLQSPVLFLSGSEAHEFAPATVQLLRDYIDRGGFIFAEACCPGGGDFDRSFRRAIQQMFADKPEHTLKLLGPEHAIWRAEKSIPPDALRPLWGVDYGCRTCIVYVPPRAADDPPGNLGCWWEINTLRKQLNFTEKTKKQWQGAYGIGLNVLAYATNRELKSKDQNLNLELTGKKVDSGDRALVYLAKLKHPGGCDTAPGALPGILRAAEQQLGFRVEVDSRLIDITGESIFDHHLVFMHGRNDFRLTPNERKRIREYIERGGTLFADAICSSPAFADSFRQEMREIFPQGKIEPIPPTHPLWTNKYGGFDLSKVVRRDPQNAADQPLEARKQVGPPELEGVMVGDRFGVIFSKYDLSCALERHDSLECAGYSREDAERISLNVLLYSLVQ; this is translated from the coding sequence ATGGCGCTGCTGGTTTGGATGATCGGGGGAACTGCCCTGCCCCCCCTGCATGCCCAGCAAGAGGTAGCCAAGGGGCCGGTGGACGCGGTGCAAATTCGCACGGCAATGGACAAAGGGGTGGAGTTTTTACGTCGTTCCCAAAATAACGACGGCACCTGGGACGGTCATCCGGAGCAACCAGGCGGTGTCACGGCGCTCTGCACGCTGGCTATGCTCAATTGCGGCGTCCCCGCCAGCGATCTCCAGGTGGCCAAGGCCCTCGCCCATTTGCGGACCAAAACTCCCGAAAAAGTCTATGCCAGCGCGCTGATTATCATGGCGTTTGCCGCCGCCGATCCTAAACAAGACGCCGCCACCATTAAAAAACACGCCCTTTGGCTGCAAGAAAACCAAGCCAAAAACGAAAACACCCGCGGCGCCTGGGCCTATGATCGGCCCACGGGGCGTCCCGATAATTCCAACAGCCAATTTGCGCTACTGGGCCTCTACGAAGCGACCCGCGCTGATGTAGGGGTCAATATTAGCCCCGCCACCTGGAAAAATTCTTTGGATTATTGGAAAAAATCGCAAAACGAAGATGGCTCTTGGGGGTATATCTTTGACAAGTTGGTTCATGGACGAACGGTCCCCGGCACAGGCAGCATGACCTGCGCGGGTATCGCCTCGCTGCTCATCGCGCAGAGCATGGTCGAACAAGGGGATGCCAAAATCCAGGGAGATAATATTATCTGCTGTGGTAATCAGGAATTGGATGAAGGAGTAGAAAGCGGTCTCCGCTGGATGGGACGGCATTTCACCGTGCGGTTTAATCCCGCCAACTTTAGCGGGGCAGGGGTTGGCTGGAATATGTACTACTTGTATGGCATCGAACGGATTGGACGTCTTAGCGGGCGAAGGTTTTTTTACGGAAATCAGGGCCAAGCGCATGATTGGTACCGCGAAGGAGCGGAGCATTTGGTCCGCACCCAAAATGTCGGCGGGAGCTGGTCGGGGGGAAATGACAACGAGGGTAACCCTCCCGTGTCAACCAGTTTGGCGTTGTTATATCTCAGCAAAGGGAGGCGGCCGGTTTTATTGGCCAAGGCCAAATTTGGATCCGGAAATTCTTGGAATCGTCATCGAGATGACGTGGCTAATCTGACCACTTATGTGGAACAAGAATGGAAAGCAGATTATCCCATTGGCCTCAGCTGGCAGGTGGTCGACCTGGAGCGCGCGACTGTCGAGGATCTGCTGCAATCGCCGGTACTTTTTCTCAGCGGGAGCGAGGCCCATGAATTTGCGCCCGCCACGGTGCAGTTGTTGCGCGACTATATTGATCGAGGGGGCTTTATCTTTGCGGAGGCTTGCTGCCCCGGAGGGGGGGATTTTGATCGCTCGTTTCGCCGCGCGATCCAGCAAATGTTCGCCGATAAGCCGGAACACACGCTGAAACTGCTAGGCCCCGAACACGCGATTTGGCGGGCCGAAAAATCGATTCCGCCCGATGCCTTGCGCCCTTTGTGGGGTGTGGATTACGGCTGCCGGACCTGCATTGTGTATGTTCCTCCCCGCGCGGCCGACGATCCTCCGGGGAATTTAGGTTGTTGGTGGGAGATCAACACCCTGCGCAAACAACTCAACTTTACCGAAAAAACCAAAAAGCAATGGCAAGGGGCCTATGGTATCGGCCTGAACGTGTTGGCCTATGCCACCAACCGCGAATTGAAATCCAAGGACCAAAATCTGAATTTGGAATTAACTGGCAAAAAAGTCGATTCCGGCGACCGAGCGCTGGTTTACCTGGCAAAACTTAAGCACCCGGGCGGTTGTGACACAGCGCCCGGAGCTTTGCCGGGAATTCTGCGCGCCGCCGAACAGCAATTGGGCTTTCGCGTGGAGGTTGATTCCCGGTTGATTGACATCACCGGAGAGTCCATCTTTGACCATCATCTGGTATTTATGCATGGGCGGAATGATTTTCGTCTGACGCCCAATGAGCGTAAACGAATTCGCGAGTATATCGAGCGGGGAGGGACCCTCTTTGCCGATGCCATATGTAGCAGCCCCGCGTTTGCCGATTCTTTTCGCCAGGAAATGCGAGAAATCTTTCCCCAGGGAAAAATAGAGCCGATCCCCCCGACCCATCCCCTGTGGACGAATAAATACGGTGGGTTTGACCTGTCCAAGGTTGTCCGCCGCGACCCGCAAAATGCCGCCGATCAACCGCTGGAGGCCCGCAAGCAGGTCGGCCCGCCCGAGTTAGAGGGGGTTATGGTCGGCGACCGATTCGGGGTGATCTTTTCCAAATATGACCTAAGCTGCGCGCTCGAACGGCATGATTCCCTGGAATGCGCGGGGTATAGTCGCGAGGATGCGGAACGAATCAGCCTCAACGTGCTGCTCTACTCGCTGGTGCAGTGA
- a CDS encoding excinuclease ABC subunit UvrC has protein sequence MKDRAGRVIYVGKAKNLRSRAGSYFLKAAAQDLRTSDLVREIWDIEYLSMTSEVDALLAEARLVKDIQPKFNSDLKDGKSFPYLQITTHEDFPRVEITRKPRTSGVKLYGPFVSAGSLRGAVTALQKIFQFRNCSLDIDADDERWRWFRPCLLASIRQCTAPCNLRISKEEYRRSIQRLRMFLDGNKEKLLAEMRAEMQAASQALRFEKAARLRDEISKLETLDRRGTLSENTQPEVFYIDPKRGLKGLRKILQLEKLPRVIEGVDIAHLAGGETVASLVQFIDGLPFKPGYKRFKIRGVAGVDDFKSIHEVVSRRFQRLNEEGEVFPDILLIDGGKGQLSAGLAAFAELQIQPPTVISLAKREEEIYIPGQEEPLVLSRHSFALRLLQYVRDEAHRFAQQYHHLLRKKNILGD, from the coding sequence ATGAAAGACCGCGCCGGGCGGGTGATCTACGTGGGCAAGGCCAAAAACCTGCGGAGCCGTGCGGGTAGCTATTTTTTGAAAGCGGCGGCCCAGGATCTGCGCACGTCGGATTTGGTCCGGGAAATTTGGGATATAGAGTATTTATCGATGACCAGCGAGGTGGACGCGCTATTGGCGGAAGCCCGCCTGGTTAAGGATATCCAGCCCAAATTTAATAGCGATCTTAAGGACGGCAAAAGCTTTCCATACTTGCAAATCACCACGCACGAGGACTTTCCGCGCGTGGAAATCACCCGCAAACCCCGCACGAGCGGGGTAAAGCTGTATGGGCCGTTTGTCAGCGCGGGGAGTTTGCGGGGGGCGGTGACTGCCTTGCAAAAAATCTTTCAATTTCGTAATTGCAGCCTGGATATCGACGCCGACGATGAGCGCTGGCGCTGGTTTCGTCCTTGTCTGTTAGCGAGCATCCGTCAATGCACCGCGCCTTGCAATTTGCGGATTAGCAAGGAGGAATACCGCCGTTCCATCCAGCGGCTGCGGATGTTTTTGGACGGTAACAAGGAAAAGCTGCTGGCCGAGATGCGGGCCGAAATGCAAGCCGCCAGTCAGGCCCTGCGGTTTGAAAAAGCGGCTCGTTTACGGGATGAAATAAGCAAGTTGGAAACCTTGGATCGGCGGGGAACGCTTAGCGAGAACACGCAACCGGAAGTGTTTTATATTGATCCCAAACGAGGCCTCAAAGGCCTGCGTAAGATATTGCAGCTAGAAAAATTGCCCCGGGTTATCGAAGGAGTGGACATTGCGCACCTGGCTGGCGGCGAAACAGTCGCCAGCTTGGTGCAGTTTATTGACGGTCTGCCGTTCAAGCCCGGTTATAAACGCTTTAAAATTCGCGGTGTGGCGGGCGTTGACGACTTTAAAAGCATCCACGAGGTGGTTTCCCGTCGTTTTCAACGGCTCAACGAGGAAGGCGAGGTCTTTCCCGATATTTTATTAATCGATGGGGGCAAAGGCCAGCTAAGCGCGGGACTGGCCGCCTTTGCCGAATTGCAAATCCAGCCTCCCACGGTGATTTCACTAGCCAAGCGCGAAGAAGAAATTTACATTCCCGGCCAAGAAGAACCACTCGTGTTGAGTCGGCATTCTTTTGCCTTGCGGCTTTTACAGTATGTGCGGGACGAGGCGCACCGCTTTGCCCAGCAGTATCATCATCTCCTCCGCAAAAAGAACATCTTAGGCGACTGA
- a CDS encoding division/cell wall cluster transcriptional repressor MraZ translates to MSADTRLLMGEFSRSLDERYRMSLPAELADPFVEAGPNCILVKERPGCLSLWVESVWQAQYSAAVELLQAKLRAGKLRDRGADVQRLGRMLSTRHRVIPLAGRGRLVLPEGFREFLGVEAGGMVLVVGAAVCLELWHEASWREHLGRELPGFSSLFEELTR, encoded by the coding sequence ATGAGCGCCGATACCCGCTTATTAATGGGTGAATTTTCCCGTTCCCTGGATGAACGGTATCGAATGTCGTTGCCAGCGGAGCTAGCCGACCCCTTTGTGGAGGCTGGCCCCAACTGCATCTTGGTAAAGGAACGTCCCGGTTGCCTCAGCCTGTGGGTGGAATCCGTTTGGCAGGCTCAGTATTCAGCCGCGGTAGAGCTTTTGCAGGCGAAATTGCGGGCGGGTAAGTTGCGGGATCGTGGGGCGGATGTGCAACGGTTGGGTCGGATGTTGTCGACGCGGCATCGGGTTATTCCCCTGGCGGGTCGGGGCAGGTTGGTGCTGCCCGAGGGTTTTCGCGAGTTTTTAGGTGTGGAAGCCGGCGGCATGGTGTTGGTGGTGGGAGCGGCGGTTTGCCTGGAGTTGTGGCATGAAGCCTCCTGGCGGGAACATCTGGGCCGGGAGTTACCCGGCTTTTCCAGTTTATTTGAGGAATTAACGCGCTAG